The window CAGTTCGATTTAGACCAGTTAGATGAATTTGGCCTCTATCTCTCTGAAACGGGCAAAAAATCGCTAAGTTATGCGTTCTGTGTCCCCCACAATCGGTCAATGATCCGAACGATACAGGCCATTGATCCAACCGTTATCTTCTATTTACAGTCGTCTGGGCAGGCTGGGTGCAACCGAGGTGAGATGCTGGCGATCGGCCATACTCGCCAACCTAACTACCGAGAGGTGTTAACTAACCTGACTCAGTTAGACGATGTTGAGCGCATTGAACAAGCCTGGAGCGAATAGCCGCTGCTTACAGGTTCGCTCTCGCTTCACGGACGGCTGCGTAGAAGAAGACACCGACCATAGGAATGCTCAGTACTAAAACGGCGCTGGTGGGTACAGTGCCCCAATCTGGCTGGCCTGATGTCAATTCAAAAATGGAGCCCACGGCTGCGATCGCAGCCACACATGAGCCCAACAAGAAAAGGCCACTTTTAGGGGTCCACACGATTCTAATGCTCCGCTGTATGAAATGTTTTTATACTTAACGCAGACAACGGCTCGCAGGCAAGCCCTAAGCTGCAACCATTTTGACATCTTTGGCAGAGAAGCCATACTTTTGCAGCTCTTGATTGAGGGCTAGCTGGTTGTTCACCCGGTCTACAAACATGACCCCACTGAGGTGATCCATTTCATGTAAGATGCACCGAGCCAGGAGATCGGCAGCCTGCAGTTTCTGAGGTCGCCCGTTCTCATCTTTGAAGCTCACCTCAATTGCCGCGGGACGCACCACATCCAGGTAAACCCCTGGGATACTGAGGCACCCTTCTTGCCCAGTACAAATCTCTTTACTCGTGCGGATGATTTTGGGATTAATGAGAACAACCGGCGGCTGGGCGGCATTTTCAGGCTCTACGTCCACAACAATCAGCTGCTTATTGACTGCCACTTGAGGCGCTGCTAAGCCAATTCCATCGGAGCTATACATGGTTTGCAGCATGTCGCGCACGAGCTGACGAATATCATTGTCAACTTTGGCAACTCGCTTAGCTGGTTGCCGAAGAACGCGATCGCCTAGGGTATGGATCTCAAGGGGAGGGGTTTTCAGCTTTTTCTTTTCGACCTGAATGGTAGCAGCCATGAATTTTCAATTCTTATAAACGTGATCAGAGCAACGGGTTGCTTAAACTTCCTTTACTCCATCCTAGCAATGGTTTTGGCGATCTTCCCAGAAAATGGCTGCGAGATTTTTACGCCTGATACCAGGTTAGAAACCGCTGTCGCTGAGGCTTCAGGACGACAGGCTGCCAACAACCCGTGGAGCTTGACCACATTGCCCACAATGGCGATCGCGGGAGCCGCAAACCCCGTTGCGATCATCT is drawn from Leptolyngbya sp. SIO1E4 and contains these coding sequences:
- the def gene encoding peptide deformylase, which encodes MAATIQVEKKKLKTPPLEIHTLGDRVLRQPAKRVAKVDNDIRQLVRDMLQTMYSSDGIGLAAPQVAVNKQLIVVDVEPENAAQPPVVLINPKIIRTSKEICTGQEGCLSIPGVYLDVVRPAAIEVSFKDENGRPQKLQAADLLARCILHEMDHLSGVMFVDRVNNQLALNQELQKYGFSAKDVKMVAA